ACTGCTCCTTGCCAAGTGCCTTTGTAAAAACGTTCGCCAACTGCATCTTTGTAGAAACATAACACGGACGAATTACCCCAGCTTGAAGTTTTTCTCGAACTATATGACAATCAATCTCAATGTGTTTAGTACGTTCATGAAAAACTGGATTAGCCGCAATATATAAAGCTGCttgattatcacaaaacaatGGTGCTGGTTTGTCGAATTCAACCTTCAAATCTTTAAGTATGTACCTCAACCAAGTCAATTCCAGGCAAGTATTCGCCATTGCTCTGTACTCTACTTCTGCTGACGAACGTGAAACAttcgtttgtttttttgatttcCAAGAGATGAGTGATGATCCGAGGAAAACACAATAACCAGAAACGGAACGTCTTGACATACGACATCCTCCCCAATCTGAATCGCAAAATGCGCTGagtgttaaattattttcagatgGAAGAAAAAGACCTTGACCTGGTGATCCTTTAATATATCAGAGGACCTGTAATACTGCTTCCCAGTGCGGCTTCCGAGGTGTGTTCATGAATTGACTTAGTGTACGTACTGAATACACTATGTCAGGCCTGGTTACAATCAAGTATATTAATCTGCCAACCAGTCTCCGATACCTACTTGGATCATGAAGTAACTCGCCATCTTCATCAGTCAATTTCAAGTTTTGCTCCATCAGAAATTTTTCGGGCTTCGCTCCTGTCAATCCCGTGTCTTGCAAAATATCTAAtgcatattttctttgagacaTAAAGATTCCCTTTTTAGAGCGAGAGAATTCTAtacccaaaaaatatttcaattcaccgaggtctttaataaaaaaacgcTTGAGCAGATGAGTCTTGAGCATCTTGATTTCATGCAAATCATTACCAGTCAACaggatatcatcaacataaatgagAATAGCAGTGAACTTGTTACCTTGGGATTTAGTAAAAAGTGAATAATCTGCTTTGGACTGTATGAAACCCGCAGACTTAACAGTAGCTGTAAAAGTTGAGAACCAATTGCGTGATGCCTGTTTCAAACTGTAAATAGATTTGCGAAGCCGACATACCAGATTCTCCCCCTGTCGGCGAAGACTAGGAGGTGGAGTCATATAAACCTCTTCTTGTAAATTGCCATGAAGGAATGCGTTGTGCACATCAAGCTGATGGATGTACCAATTTCTGGAAGCTGCGACAGTCAGCAAACAGCGAAGAGTGGTGAGTTTGGCAGTTGGAGAAAAGGTTTCCTGATAGTCGATACCGGCGACCTGTGTGTAGcccttggcaaccaaacaggcTTTATAGCGTTCAATGGTTCCATCAGAATGGTATTTAATCTTGTACACCCAGCGGCAGCCAATGGGTTTGTGTCCTGGAGGAAGAGGGACCATCTCCCAAGTGTTGTTTCGTTCTAGAGCCTGAAGTTCGGTGGACATGGCTTGGCGCCAACGTGGATCACAGTCAGCTTGTTCAAAGGATGAAGGTTCGGTTTGGGCTATCAAAAGAGCTAAAAAAGCACGGTGATGGGGTgaaaaacgaaaaaaagaaaggtgagaAGAGAGGGGATACCTTGTACCTTGACGAGAACTGGATTGCGTGGAAGAATGATTAAGCTGGGCAGACATGGCATAGTCGTGGTGCCAGGCAGGAGGCTGAATATGACGAGTGGAACGTCGAAGAGGGGGTTCATGGGTGGGGAAAGGGGCTGACATGTTGGAGGGTACTGAGGGCACAGAAGGTGGGGAAGAAAGCGAAGAAGGAGATGGAGAAGAAGGTAAGGGTGACGCAACTGATTCTGGGGATAAAGGTTCGGGAACATCAGTATTAGAGGAAGGTGGAGATAATACAGGATTGTGATGCGACAAGGGAGGAGTGGAACTTGGAGAAAAACGAGGAAGAGATATTGGCTGAGGTGTGGAATCGAAAGAAATGGGAAGCGGTAAAGGAAGAGAAGGTGAATGTTGTTGAGATTGAGAAGAACtagaatggaaaggaaaaatattttcccgAAAGAATACATCTCGGCTGActgatattttttgtgtttgcaAATCGAGTACTTTATAGCCTTTTTTTCCATGTGGATACcccaaaaaaacacaaatagaTGCCCGAGGGTCAAATTTCTGTTTGGGGTGAACATTGGTTACATAGCATTCACAACAAAAAACTCGCAAATGTGTGAGTGAAGGAGGCCGATTATATAAGACCTCGAATGGTGATTTGTTTGAGAGCAATGGAGTCGGAATGCGGTTTATCAGATAAACGGCTGTTAAAACACATTCCCCCCAAAACTCAAGTGGGACATTTGATTGAAACATGAGAGAACGGGCAACATTTAAAATGTGTCGATATTTGCGTTCTACAACTCCGTCTTGTTGCGGAGTGTAAATGCAAGAGGTTTGAAGTTCGATtcctttattttgaagaaagatGCGAAGAGGAATAAATTCTGTGCCATTATCCATTCTTACCGTTTGAACATCTGTGTGGAATTGAGTTTTGACGAATTGCACAAAATTAGTTAACAAAGATTGTGTTTCTGATTTATGATGCATAAGGAAAATCCATGTGCAACGAGAAAAATCGTCAACAATTGTAAGGAAATAACGTGAACCAGTATGTGCAGGAATTTTGTGAGGACCCCAGACATCAcaatgtaaaagagaaaaaggaaattttgtaGTTATTGAACTTTTGGGAAAGGGCAAGCGTGTCTGCTTAGCCTGTGGGCAAATTGGACAATGATTTCCTAATTCTTTATGAACATCTGGAAGCAAAtgtgataataatttaaaacgaGAAAAAGAGGGATGACCCAGGCGTAAATGCCATAAGTCAGACGGTTGAGAAACATGAAAGACAACCGATTTATTTGTTGATGGATGCATGTAGTATAGACCACCATGCTGTTTACCCgagccaatcatcttccccgaaaCCAAGTCCTGTAAAATACAATAGTCAGGAAAGAATATGATGCAGCAATTCTGATCTTTTGCGAGTTTGCTAGccgaaattaaattcaagttaaaGGATGGGACACATAAAACATCTTTAAGGGTCAATTGGGAATCAAAAATAATGGTGCCAATGTGTGTTATTGGTGATGCTGCATCATTTGGTAAATTAACAGTTGTGACATTAGAAGGTTTGAGATCAGTGAAAAGAGACATGTGGGAAACGATGTGATCCGTGGCACCTGTATCCAAAATCCAAGAACTTGTACTACTAGAATTAACAGACACAAGAGTTGATGGAATCAAACCTGCAACATTTGCATATGCGTCAATATTACCGGAATTACTGTGATTTAATGCACGAATTGCTTGAGCCAACTGTTGTATTTGTTCTGTAGTGAACCCCTGGACTGTACTAGAAGAAGTCGAATCAGACATTTCCTGGGATTCTGTCGCGTTTGCTGAGGGCTGATTCCCACGACCAAAAGGACGTTGTCCTCGGAATTGTCCCGCTTTGTTATTGCTCCCATTTTTCAGTCGGCATCTATCCTCCGTGTGACCTCTTTTATCACAGAACTTACAGTGAAATTTAAGAGTCCGACATTCATCTATGGTATGTCCGGATTTGTTACAATGGTCACACATTTTCTGTCTTGGATTACCTCCTTTTCCCGGGACTGCGGCAGCTATTGAGAAATTCTCGGTTGGCTCAGAAGAAACTTGCCGTTGCATCTCTTCCTGGACAATTAAAGAGTATGCTTGACGGACATTGGGCAATGGCGACATCATCAAAATATTGGATCTCACTGCCTTATATGACTCATTCAAACCCATTAGAAATTGCATAAGACGGTCTTCCTCCCTTTGCTCGAGATGTGCTTGCTGTTGGTTGCAAGTCAGCGGGGAACGGTATGTCTCAAGCTCGTCCCATAAGGCTTTGATCTTTGTAAAATATGCAGCTACTGTCATCGTTCCTTGCGACATGGTGGCGATTGATTTCTGTATTTGAAAAACCGTTGGAGCATTCTTTTGAGAAAACTGGTCGCGTAAATCAACCCACACTTCGCGTGCTGTTTTAGCATGGATAATTCCTTCAGCAATGTCCGATTCAACAGCATGAGTTAGCCAAGAAAGTATCATGCTGTTGCATTGATTCCACTATTCAAACATAAAGGGTTCATCTTCCTACGATGGTTCTTCAACTGTCCCGTCGACGAAGCCGATCTTCTTCTTGGCAGTAAGGGCATGAATAACTGCTTTGCTCCATGATTGATAGTTGACCCCATTTAATTTGATGGGCACCAAAACATGGCCTGGTTGATCTGAATGATGAATATAGAGGGGATATGAAGGATCGATGGTCTTGTTTTCTGATCCAGAAGCCTTCTGACTGCCAGCCATGGTGGTTTGTTGttctggctctgataccataacaAGAATAAAGAGATTGGCTTCAAATTGGATACATTTCTCATTAACAGAatgtagtatatatatacacatgttTGATCTAATCTTCTCCTAAATTATAGCTACAGAATCAGAAATATAAGGCTAATTATGCTCCTATACAATCAGCTAATTATGtcaagataatcatacaataACTAACATATAATTTCCTTAATACCCGTCCATGTACATGCTGAAGTCGTTTCTTTCCACTTGCCAAAACCGGTTATGGAagtttgttttctctttcataaAGAAAATGCCCTTCTCTCCAATATCAGCCCATATTTAATCTTTCGAGCCCAAAAATGGTATGAATGTCTTCCTCCCCTGATATGGAGCACGTGGAAtcccatgcaaaacaaataataaaagaataataataataataataataataataataataaagaaacatgtaactaaaaattaaaactaataaatagggaaaaaaaaacaaaaacaaaaaaaaaacaaaatcaagcacatgcaagccatacaagccatgcaaccatgcaaaaaTTATCTAAAAGGTGACTTAGGTAAGCTCACGTAAGCCTAGGTGGGTCAgggtgtgcctaagtgggcttaaggtggtgcctaatgggccaagtgtatctaattGGGCCTAGGGTGTCTAAGTGGGCCAAAAGTGGTGCCtgatgggccaagtgtatctaaatgggcgtagggtgcctaagtgggccaaaGGTGATGTCTAATGGGCcatgtgtatctaaatgggcctaggatgcctaagtgggcctaaggtggtgcctgaTGGGCCATGTGTATccaaatgggcctagggtgcctaagtgggcctaaggtggtgcctgaTGGatcaagtgtatctaaatgggtttaaggtgcctaagtgggcctaaggtggtgcctgaTGGGCCATGTGTATccaaatgggcctagggtgcctaagtgggcctagggtgcctaagtgggcctaaggtggtgcctgaTGGatcaagtgtatctaaatgggtttaaggtgcctaagtgggcctaaggtgatgcctaatgggccatatgtatctaaatgggcctagggtgcctaagtgggcctaaggtggtgcctaatgggccaagtgtatctaaatgggcttaggggtaagtgggcctaaggtaatgcctaatgggccatgtgtatctaaatgggcctagggtgcctaagtgggcctaagatgGTGCCTATTAGGCCATGTGTAtttaaatgggcctagggtgcctaagtgggcctaagatgGTGCCTATTGGGCcatgtgtatctaaatgggcctagggtgcctaagtgggcctaaggtggtacctaatgggtcaagtgtatctaaatgggcctagggtgcctaagtgggtctaAGGTGGTGCCTGATGGTCCATGTGTAtttaaatgggcctaaggtgcctaagtgggcctaaggtggtgcctcaTGAGCcatgtgtatctaaatgggcttagggtgagcctaaggtggtgcctaatgggccaagtgtatctaaatggacttagggtgcctaagtgtAAAATAGGGCTGCCAAGTGTCACAATggagttagataaatccctcaaccaaagtccccaaggtggcttagaaaagatagactacatgagtagcaatgggccaccaaTGAATTGATGTAAAGTAAcgaacaaatacctaataggacatgtgctaagaggacaaaatggagggtctacaaatatgcccttcTTCGGTAGAGATCATGAGCGTAGGGAATGtgagtaaaaatataaataatgagtggaacgaaGCGAACTATATCgaagaactaaaagaaaaggaccagagattttgtcctagcacatgacaAGAGTAAGCTCGGAACATGGGGTCGTAATCACAAAAATGGAACAACTctatgtcgtgagctcaaggctctatgtGAAAAaggatgactctaggtcataaatgaaaaacgactctaggtcgagagctctaggctttaaatggaaaagaaatgactccgggtcataaatgaaaaacgactctaggttgagagctctgggctttaaatggaaaagaaatgactctgggtcataaatgaaaaatgactctaggtcgagagctctgggctcttaatggaaaagaaatgactttgggtcataaatgaaaaacaactctaggtcatgagttgtgggctctaaatgaaaaaaaaaaaaatgactctaggtcgagagctctgagctttaaatggaaaagaaatgactctaggtcataagtgaaaaatgactctaggtcaggagctttgggctctaaagggaaaagaaatgactttgggtcataaatgaaaaacgattttgggtcaagagctctaggctctaaatggaaaagaaatgactctgggtcataaatgaaaaaacgactctgggttgagagcttcgggctctaaatggaaaagaaattactatgggtcataaatgaaaaatgactctaggtcgagagctctgagcTCTAAATTCAAGAAGAAGATTTAGAGATGTTGAGCTGAGCAGAGGAAGGGGAACTTGGGTATGGTAGGCGAGTTTTCTAACATTCAGGGGTTTGAGTGAGAGCTGAGAGGAGGATTCCgaagggggggggggagggagAGCAAACAAATTCTAGAAAAGGTATGAAATAGAGGGAATGAGAGGTTGtgagaaaaactatttttgagagAAAGAAGCAAGGAAAGAAAGAGTCGGAAGAGAAAAAGTTGAACAAGCTTTACTTGAGGAGCTCAGGTATGGCCACTATGGATATCCTTACTCtggatttctttgttttcctttcttgtcATTGCTGATTTTGAGTGTCATTTATCATTGGCTTGGGTGTGGATAGTCACAGGCCACACAGATGATGTTCTTAACCTCTTTGTAATTTGGTTAAAGTTgattcatatattatttattttggctTTGTTTAAGCAAAATTTATCTCCATTGTAGCTTTCCTGTAGAATGACTAAATAATACATGTGCTCttcttttaaaattcattcaGATTCACTCACCTATGTTTAAGCCCGTTGATTTTAACATGAAACGTGGCTTAGTATCGTATTTGGTTATTACTTTATGTTTCTTTCATTTGTGCTTTGTTCTATGCATCCCATTCATCATCTATTATATTATTGCTCCATTCAGCTGGTCATTCTTTGATATAATGGAGAAATGGAAAGTGGGCTAGTGAGAGGTTTTGGTTTGGTACATGGTGTTATTGGGCATTTCGACTCTTTCAGTGGTCTCAAGAGTGCCTCATATGGAATGGAATGCTTTATACACAATGAAAGACTCAAAAACCTTGGGTGATTTTGGTAACTGCATGtctattttgttcattctttcCCATGTCATGCTGTCAAATGATGATAAAGAGTGAGTTTCATCCACCTACAAAAATGGTGATAATCATAAGCTAGAAAATGAATGTGTTTCGAAGTATCATCACAGGTGACAGATTTAATTTTAACTGGAACTATTGCAGCCGAAGGTGATTCCCAGGATGAAGAGAACTGATGAGCATGatataattaagttattagATCTGAAGATCTCACTCCAAATTTCCCGATTGTAGACCCATAGGATTGGACAATGATGTCAATTGGTTGGTCGGATGACTAGTGAGGCAATCCATTGAGCTTCATCACTCCATGTCTCTTGGTGGTGATTTCCTGAAAATTGCCAATCACATGAAGCTTCAGGCCCGACTTCATGAATCTCATGCCATTCGTTGTTCAGTAACAACACCCATGACAACTGTAGAAGGTGCATTCAAGACTTTCAATAGCCCATCTTCAAAAGCATAAAAGGAACAGTAGGCCTTGTGGGgatctgattttttttccttagagaATTTGCAGTTGGAAGTctccatcctcttgtgatttacATGAAAACTAGCAATTGTATCACTCTGTTGgacccttttactttgaagcaCTATATCTGCCCTCATAACCTACTGAAGCAATAAGTGGAAATACCCATGGGTATTGGATGCCCtcttttccatcattacatACTTTTATGGCCATGAAGCTATTGAATCAGTTTGCTGGACATGGTTCACTCAATCAAACTTTGGGAGGTTAAAGCCATAACGTGAAACTAATAGGTTGTAAGATGAGGCTATAATGGAATACATATTGCATATGTTAACAGAAATCATCATGAATACCAGGTGATCGCGTTAGTAATCCGGGAGTAGAACGACACAGGAAAGAAATTCAACGGTGGGCAATTTTTTATTGAGCCTAGCAAGTGGGTTTTCCATGGAAGAGGTCCTCATAAGTTTATGAATGTTAGCTACCAACGGGGTTAGGAAAGTAGATAAGCCTTCAATGTAAATGACTTACCACTAGAGCAAGGCCAAATTCCGCCTTTAGATTTGTTCAAACTTTAGCATCAAATTTTTGAAAGGCGAGAGTTTCTAAAACATGAAAAGGAGTTGACTTTGACATGGGTCCCATTGATGTAAAAATGCACCTAGCATCATTTCTATCTCCCCATCCTCCATACATACTACTTTCAGCTCATCTCCCATCTCCATACCCATCACCTTCCTATCCTTTGTACCCACCGAACTGATCACCACACCACACCACACCACACTCAGCTTGTCCCCTGTACTATACTCACCAGCATCCTTCATACCCACAAAACACTCCTCATTCCTACACGATACTCACCACCTTACCCGCCTTTAgcttcttccttttcctttctcaaCTTTGGTCATGCATGGCCACGCTTTCTTTCTATGTATTGAGCACCCATCTCTCATTTCAGTTCATGTTCTGTACTCAACCCAATCCCATTCTTCATGACTTCTATCCCAAGGCTCAGAGGTGGACCTTATGTTGAACCCAAATTGTGGTGAGCGCATACCCCACATGTGGCCCGACACCATCGCAGACCCGAAGACTATGCAACATGTGAAGGATGACTATGGGTACTCTCATGAAACTTGTCATGACCCAAATTCCAAgcgacccaaaatttggcccatgacccaaggtcaaaggtttgaccttAAGGGTTCCTCTTAATCCACACTGGAAATCAACCAAAACGCTCTGAAATGTTTTTTTCTCTACACATAATCACACTAAAGCTCCCTCCAATTAACAATCCAATTTATCAACATACTAACCACTACTCAAAAGTAACCAGATATAATAATTATCACTATTAAAGTCTAGAAATAAGAGTTCACAATTGagcaaattaatcaaaataaagtctTCTTACAAAAATATAGTTTCAAAGTTTGCTAATACAAGTCCCAAAATAACCAACATaacaaatacaatacaatcCACTAGGTCGCTCTAAAATCTCCTAGGGCATCCTGAAGCCCTCCCTGCCCTATCTATGGATCCTTATGAGTCACATTTGCATCTAAAAAGATATAAGAAGGAAGGAGTGAGaattccacattgctcagtagggtaCCTTACACCCAAGGGGTTAATTGGGATTACTAAGTTCCAAGTGAACATAAAAGAAGCATTCCACCAGCATTGGACAACCcacatattttaaaatctataattATAACAACTCCACgattttcaacaattaaatgaaatgcatATGGATATGTGGCACAAAGTCATACAATGCATTGTCGTTCTCGAGCTTTCAACGTAAGATACGCGCCCGTACCCAAATACATTCCCCATTCAGAGTCTTCCTAAGGTAaatttttgggtctttcaccctagggatctctctcccttcttaacTCGCCTCACACGGGCCTTTCTTTTCattactatttcatttttctttctttttctatttcatgctcttttctcaatttttatttttccttcacacaaccatgatgcaaatgaaatgCAATGAGGTTAATTATCCTCCTTCACAATATCACAATATCCAATAAAAATTTCCAACTAGTCCAAATATCATTGAAATTACAATCATATCAAAATGCCATAATTTTCCAACACCCCAATAATtctaataatcaaatattaattattttctccactacaaaattaccaaaacaaccaaataaattttcaataattcaaatctcaATTGAACATAATATATAccaaaattccataatttttccACAACCCCAataattccaataatcaaatataattaatttctccataataaaattaccaaaagcAACCAAATAAGTTTCCAATAATTCAAATCTCAATTAAACATAATCTATAccaaaattccataattttccaACAACTCCAgtaattccaataattaaatataattatttttccacaataaaattaccaaaaatattccaataaattctcaaaaatctacatatcaataaattataatttatatcacAATTTCATTTATTCTCAACAATCCCATTAATTTTATCAATCCAAATGCAAtcatttatcaaccaaaaaatttcccattatcaccaaatttccaaaaaatattcctaaatcatccaataaaatttcttgtatcacaaatattacctatttaactcataacaacaaaatctataaatttttttcaagaaaaaaatatttaatttaagttttacaGTTAAGTCTCCCTACCTGAGATCTACCAATTAGActattgaaaacaaaatcagACACCGTAGAAACGTTTCTCACATCGAGTAGAACTCTCCTTCAAAATTTCATGTGGAACAGAGCTCGTTTGGCTGTCCAAATGGTTAGCCAAAGAATGGCGGAAATTTTTTCTCCCCTGCACGAGCTCATTGCCCCTCCCCTTCTGCcacttctctttttcttttcctccttcccatttttaattcttttcatttccttttgtttctaaAAGCCTGCCAACCACAAGTGGCCCACGACCCAAACACCACTCAAAAGCTTTAACCCTATTTggtttcctttgtttttttttttttttttctgatttcctttgtttttctttttcaattcttttccatttctttcattaattcatttttttttcatttcacctcattttcatttttttaacaacacacaaaataaattaacaaacaccatccaaaaaattttaattttctaaaatttattattaagcaaattaatttaattttctttacttaattagttctagttaattttaactaattcattttttgttttcgaaaattttcaatttttacgatcctaagaaattttctactaGAAAGCTAACGTgacaaaaaaattcaactcGCTTAATTGACCAACAAAATATTTCGAATTTTGCCAATCCAAAATTAACACATGTTCtctaatcaatttttttttttacttttcaaccacTGTTCAAtagaagacttttcaaactagaaATTCTAACGTGGCCTAAAATACCTTGTCATTACAAACTCAGACAACAACTACTACAGGGACATTGGACGACAAGGGGCTTGTTGATGGTAGACCACTTCTAACTGGATTTTGACATGAAACCCATTTTCAGATGTATCAGTTTGCTTCAATGTTATCTATTATCAAGAAATGAGAGCCTTCAGTAAATCCCAATATGCTCATCTCTCATCCAATCAGATTTGGACTAGCTTCGGACCTTTTCGACCTTTCCGAcctttaatatgaaatttgggacTCTAAGCCAAACAACCCCATGTTTGAAATCTCTGCACCAGCTTACCTTGACGCCATATTGGTGAAGCAGAGGTGGAGTCTCGTGAGATCATATAGAGAGAAAGATTCTGATGTCAACCTGAAGTAGTGTGTGGTGatcttcctcatttcccttTGCTGGAGAATTGTTAATGACGAGAGGCTTCTATTCAACGCTGGAAATATGGCCTCGTCAATCTTGAAGTTCAGGTAACTTGCTATCTTCGCCTCCTGGGTTAACCCAACTTAGATCTCTGGAAGTTTGTCATTAACCTCATGTCGTTCCCTCGCCTGTACTTCTTCATGGTTGGGTTTGCGCCCCTCACATCCCATGGGTCACAGTAATACCGCACCCTTACCTTCCCAAAGCTCACTCGACAGACGTGGGACACAAAGAACATAATGTGTGCTACTGATCCTCGCCATGGTAAGTGCTTGACTACTTCAACAAAGTTCCAAGGTAGGATAGGcatcaagaaagaaatgagcaaTGTAGTGATGAAGAAGAGTTGCTGAAGATGAGGACTTGTATGTTATTTTCACGTTTTTGAACCATGAACAACTCCTAGAAAGAAAGCTTTGAACCATCAAGCGGAAATAAGACCAGCTCATCTTCCAACCAGAT
The sequence above is drawn from the Vitis riparia cultivar Riparia Gloire de Montpellier isolate 1030 chromosome 15, EGFV_Vit.rip_1.0, whole genome shotgun sequence genome and encodes:
- the LOC117932052 gene encoding uncharacterized protein LOC117932052, which codes for MILSWLTHAVESDIAEGIIHAKTAREVWVDLRDQFSQKNAPTVFQIQKSIATMSQGTMTVAAYFTKIKALWDELETYRSPLTCNQQQAHLEQREEDRLMQFLMGLNESYKAVRSNILMMSPLPNVRQAYSLIVQEEMQRQVSSEPTENFSIAAAVPGKGGNPRQKMCDHCNKSGHTIDECRTLKFHCKFCDKRGHTEDRCRLKNGSNNKAGQFRGQRPFGRGNQPSANATESQEMSDSTSSSTVQGFTTEQIQQLAQAIRALNHSNSGNIDAYANVAGLIPSTLVSVNSSSTSSWILDTGLGFGEDDWLG